The proteins below come from a single Oscillospiraceae bacterium genomic window:
- the rpsG gene encoding 30S ribosomal protein S7 — translation MPRRGQISKRDVLPDPLYNSKVVTKLINNIMLDGKKGVAQTIVYDAFDIIKEKTGENPLEVFQKALENIMPVLEVKARRFGGSTYQVPMEVRPERRQTLGLRWLITYSRARGEKRMAERLAGEVLDAINNLGASVKKREDTHKMAEANKAFAHYRW, via the coding sequence GTGCCAAGAAGAGGTCAAATTTCAAAAAGAGACGTATTGCCGGATCCGCTTTATAATTCTAAGGTAGTTACCAAACTTATCAACAATATAATGCTGGACGGTAAAAAAGGTGTTGCACAGACAATAGTATATGATGCTTTTGATATTATCAAGGAAAAAACAGGTGAAAATCCCCTTGAGGTTTTCCAGAAAGCACTCGAAAACATCATGCCTGTGTTAGAGGTTAAGGCTCGTCGTTTCGGTGGTTCCACTTACCAGGTTCCTATGGAAGTACGCCCCGAGAGACGTCAGACCCTCGGTCTTCGTTGGCTCATCACTTATTCAAGAGCTCGCGGAGAAAAGAGAATGGCTGAGCGTCTTGCTGGTGAAGTACTGGATGCAATCAACAATCTCGGTGCTTCCGTTAAAAAGAGAGAAGACACACACAAGATGGCTGAAGCTAACAAGGCTTTCGCTCATTACAGATGGTAA
- a CDS encoding 50S ribosomal protein L7Ae-like protein has protein sequence MSASDLSALKLKLRDGKAVGLNQAKKLIKAGFAEIVYVASDADGHIREEIKAMCRVGGVKVDETKNMAALGKVCGIDVNCAVYAVSKIR, from the coding sequence GTGAGTGCTTCAGATTTATCAGCTTTGAAACTTAAACTTCGCGACGGAAAGGCTGTCGGCCTTAATCAGGCCAAGAAGCTTATTAAAGCAGGTTTTGCCGAAATTGTATATGTGGCATCAGATGCAGATGGTCATATTCGTGAAGAAATCAAGGCAATGTGCCGGGTCGGCGGTGTTAAGGTCGATGAAACCAAAAACATGGCGGCGCTTGGCAAAGTTTGCGGTATAGATGTAAATTGTGCAGTTTATGCCGTATCTAAAATCAGATAG
- a CDS encoding 30S ribosomal protein S12 — translation MPTFNQLVRHGREKVTYKSKSPALQVGLNTLKKTETDLSSPQKRGVCTRVYTKTPKKPNSALRKVARVRLTNGAEVISYIPGIGHNLQEHSVVMIRGGRVKDLPGVRYHIIRGILDTQGVANRKQSRSKYGAKK, via the coding sequence ATGCCAACCTTTAACCAATTAGTAAGACATGGCCGTGAGAAAGTTACTTACAAGTCCAAGTCTCCGGCTCTTCAGGTAGGTCTTAACACACTCAAGAAGACAGAAACCGATTTGTCCAGCCCTCAGAAGAGAGGCGTTTGCACAAGAGTTTACACCAAAACTCCCAAGAAACCTAACTCGGCTCTGCGTAAAGTTGCACGTGTAAGACTTACAAACGGTGCGGAAGTTATTTCCTATATCCCCGGTATCGGTCACAACCTTCAGGAGCACTCTGTTGTAATGATCAGAGGCGGAAGAGTTAAGGACCTCCCTGGTGTACGTTATCACATTATCCGTGGTATTCTCGATACTCAGGGCGTTGCTAATCGTAAGCAGTCCCGTTCCAAGTACGGCGCAAAGAAGTAA